From Mytilus edulis chromosome 9, xbMytEdul2.2, whole genome shotgun sequence, the proteins below share one genomic window:
- the LOC139489010 gene encoding uncharacterized protein → MERNISLLLIVAYFYTVFGNTEFPCRFPCPWRSKTFDLYNISLLDEGTPFLNWTVDASGKSGVFPNGVEFECYQITDRFIIFRYRGTDIFFCSPIFYDGSNNPVTFTLNDGTDFERKNKKGKFADICDLCSNPSTLKIVFVESGTPPPKEASVDCNLPRECKRYYTYKNCPACDVCKTEGSVPKACKGRPRHIYQTNNNNKKTWMRRYGKPQRNGKGNWLYGKKRA, encoded by the exons ATGGAAAGAAATATTTCATTACTCTTAATTGTCGCCTATTTTTACACAGTATTCG gaaatacTGAATTTCCGTGTAGGTTTCCATGTCCATGGAGAAGTAAAACGTTTGACCTTTATAACATTAGCTTGCTTGACGAGGGCACACCATTCCTTAATTGGACTGTTGATGCTTCTGGAAAATCAGGAGTTTTCCCAAATGGAGTTGAATTCGAGTGTTATCAAATAACTGATAGATTCATTATCTTCAG ATATCGTGGTACTGATATTTTCTTTTGTTCACCAATATTCTATGACGGGAGTAATAATCCGGTGACATTTACTTTGAATGATGGAA CGGATTTCGAGCGTAAAAACAAAAAGGGCAAATTCGCCGATATATGTGACCTTTGTAGTAATCCAAGTACTTTAAAGATAGTATTTGTTG AATCAGGAACACCTC caCCCAAAGAAGCCTCAGTAGACTGTAATTTACCACGTGAATGCAAACGCTATTATACGTATAAAAATTGTCCAGCATGTGATGTGTGCAAAACTGAAGGCAGTGTTCCAAAGGCATGCAAGGGAAGACCTAGACATATATACCaaacaaacaataacaataaaaagacaTGGATGCGACGTTATGGAAAACCTCAGAGAAATGGAAAGGGGAATTGGTTATATGGCAAGAAACGGGCATAA
- the LOC139489009 gene encoding rho GTPase-activating protein gacN-like yields MAASMKNNTFDSLQILLRLLNDIEKKKILTKTTCKGYHDLFKPWTFKNEEKDEETKSKEKSEAPLTDEDRLSSVEKAELELVTKLLSKAEKAYKVKEKLAEPKRSKNDIHDATKLFKHNHEEDLDLQTETLKPGKEEYDDEESVKINTARTSSELKSKINNYKTAGSKSSATVVTKSASIENEKTKNAVNNKVKPRTEIRKPQKTFQSHIKAPFQTNSSIPFPKKSTSITKTAPQIRPTSASRYKQVNKSSSNQIVPKSSASQPSTRNKDVSQKRGQVEGQIEKVQSARSGQISKSAEKEDTDHFELHVVKNTEKGDNRTDINYTEQDNGQVSADLLANRLSQLNVPENKPAGKQKFDLLRDGCHLTIPAKLKKYAAHNRKLRQKYEMYKMTKKVDGQHSSMKILAGIESSFTDIEEWVLMNNITDMTNMYTNLRKYLNSLDLQNISDSSSVYEILRSRKALEMILSTFQQVEEQRGQLDTGCLDNADYIGTCHVDVTTPPLHRQSIWLSDSFIKDMWLPSPPAIMQYRSVRQLERYTSLLFQLQYSQFQSYIQEVFAKDILPFLKSLHPKSSEFILILRASFSLLTSDGTFPVIVQDTIQELEESIGGDDS; encoded by the exons ATGGCAGCCTCCATGAAAAATAATACTTTTGACAG tttacaAATACTTCTAAGATTATTGAATgatattgaaaagaaaaagataCTGACTAAGACAACTTGTAAAGGTTACCATGATCTGTTTAAACCATG gacttttaaaaatgaagaaaaagatgAGGAAACTAAATCTAAAGAGAAATCAGAAGCTCCCCTGACTGATGAag ATCGACTGTCATCTGTTGAAAAAGCTGAGTTGGAACTAGTAACTAAACTTCTGTCAAAAGCTGAGAAAGCTTACAAAGTAAAAGAAAAG cTTGCAGAACCAAAAAGATCTAAAAATGATATCCATGATGCTACAAAACTCTTTAAACACAACCATGAAGAAGATCTAGATCTTCAGACTGAAACATTGAAACCTGGAAAGGAAGAATACGATGATGAAGAAAGTGTAAAAATCAATACTGCAAGAACTTCTTCAGAGCTCAAGTCAAAGATCAATAATTATAAAACAGCTGGTTCTAAATCAAGTGCTACTGTGGTTACAAAGTCTGCTtctatagaaaatgaaaaaactAAGAATGCAGTAAATAATAAGGTTAAACCAAGAACAGAAATCAGAAAACCTCAAAAAACATTCCAGTCTCATATCAAGGCACCGTTTCAAACAAATTCATCCATACCATTTCCTAAAAAATCGACCTCTATTACAAAAACTGCCCCTCAAATTCGTCCAACTTCAGCTAGTAGATATAAACAAGTTAACAAAAGTTCCTCCAATCAAATTGTACCAAAGAGTTCTGCCAGTCAGCCTTCAACTAGAAATAAGGATGTGTCACAGAAAAGAGGTCAAGTTGAAGGTCAGATTGAAAAAGTACAGTCTGCACGATCAGGTCAAATATCAAAATCAGCTGAAAAGGAAGACACAGACCATTTTGAATTGCATGTTGTGAAGAATactgaaaagggagataatcgtACAGACATCAACTATACGGAACAAGATAATGGACAAGTCTCAGCAGACTTATTAGCCAATCGTTTGTCTCAGCTTAATGTACCAGAAAATAAACCAGCTGGAAAACAGAAATTTGATCTTCTGAGAGATGG GTGCCATCTTACAATTCCTGCTAAACTGAAAAAGTATGCTGCTCACAACAGAAAGTTGAGACAAAAGTATGAAATGTATAAAATGACAAAGAAAGTTGATGGGCAACATTCATCCATGAAAATCTTAGCTGGTATTGAATCATCT TTTACAGATATAGAAGAATGGGTGTTGATGAATAATATCacagacatgacaaatatgtaCACCAACTTAAGAAAATACCTCAATTCACTGGATCTGCAGAACATTTCAG ACTCTTCATCAGTGTATGAGATATTGAGATCCAGAAAAGCTTTGGAGATGATCCTATCAACATTTCAACAAGTGGAAGAACAAAGAGGCCAATTAGATACAG GCTGTTTGGATAATGCAGATTATATAGGTACCTGCCATGTAGATGTTACAACACCACCACTCCACAGACAAAGTATATGGTTATCGGATTCTTTTATCAAAG ATATGTGGTTGCCAAGTCCACCAGCCATCATGCAATATAGGTCTGTCCGACAGCTAGAACGATACACGTCACTTCTGTTCCAGTTACAATACAGTCAGTTCCAGTCTTATATTCAGGAGGTTTTTGCCAAAGATATTCTACCATTTCTAAAGTCACTTCATCCTAAATCTAG tGAATTCATACTCATTTTGAGAGCCTCATTTTCCCTGCTGACTAGTGATGGAACATTTCCTGTTATTGTACAGGACACTATACAGGAACTAGAAGAAAGTATCGGAGGAGATGACAGCTGA